GATGATCTCAATCCTTGGCTATGGCATAAATTAATACCAAATATTTTGGATAATGATCCAACCACTGCATTTATCGGCATTGGAACTGTCCTTAACAGTTCTTTAAGAAGTAAAACTCCTGATGCAAAAATTAGAGTAATTTTTGGGTCGGGCGCTGGTTATGGAGGCAAAAATGGGAACTTAGTATTAGATGATACTCACAAGGTTTATTGTGTTCGAGGTCCTTTGACCGCAAGAAAACTAGGTTTATCTCTTGATTATTCCATTTGTGATAGTGCCATTTTAACGAGGAAAGTGTTTGATTTTTCCTTGTCCAAAAAATATACTTTTTCTTTTATGCCTCATCATAGTTTTATTAGTAAAGGAGTTCCATGGCAGGAAATTTGCCAACAAGCAGGAATTGAATTTATCGATTCAACTAAATCAGTAGAAGAGTGTTTAACAAAAATTGCTCAGACTGAAATTCTTATAGCAGAAGCCATGCACGGAGCTATTTTAGCAGATGCTTTTCGAGTTCCTTGGATTCCAATTATTACTCATGGAGCAATTAACCGGAGCAAATGGGAGGACTGGTGTTCGTCCATTGATATTGAGTATCAACCCCTTTACTTTGACCAAATATCTTACCTTAAAACTCGTTCAAACACTCGACTTTACCCTTTAAAAAAAATAAAACAGTCGTGGGTTAATAATCTACACCTCGATTTTTGTCTAAAGGGTTTTCGTCATATTGTAAAGCACCCTCAATTTTTTCTCAGTGATTCTGATACTATGGAAAATTTGACAGAAAAATTATCTGCAAAATTGCAAACTT
Above is a genomic segment from Cyanobacterium sp. T60_A2020_053 containing:
- a CDS encoding polysaccharide pyruvyl transferase family protein, whose product is MKLYYWKNGNEINFGDDLNPWLWHKLIPNILDNDPTTAFIGIGTVLNSSLRSKTPDAKIRVIFGSGAGYGGKNGNLVLDDTHKVYCVRGPLTARKLGLSLDYSICDSAILTRKVFDFSLSKKYTFSFMPHHSFISKGVPWQEICQQAGIEFIDSTKSVEECLTKIAQTEILIAEAMHGAILADAFRVPWIPIITHGAINRSKWEDWCSSIDIEYQPLYFDQISYLKTRSNTRLYPLKKIKQSWVNNLHLDFCLKGFRHIVKHPQFFLSDSDTMENLTEKLSAKLQTFLGDYHNGEFQQ